The proteins below come from a single Deltaproteobacteria bacterium genomic window:
- a CDS encoding endonuclease/exonuclease/phosphatase family protein, protein MKKIWIKILFILASIAFAIYLAATSTSYPSQQLIHYPEISSTETRPQSLKVMTYNMGYASGDKNNLPVKLKREEVEDQLKKMATALQKENPDILLLQEVDFASQRTFYINQMQFLAKALQLPYAALALTWNKHYVPWPYWPPAVHFGRMVSGQAVLSRFPITEQIVHVFSKPKENPFWYNWFYLNRVAQKVSIDLGEKKLKLFNVHLEAFKEGTNQLQHEELAQLVSAQLSAQPGELFLLGGDFNSPSQFVEGLEKTDEENLLGRQQSLFKLQNTLGLQNAEVSQKNFFSIPSWKPVKKIDHLFYFQNQLNLISAGRVMPLTASDHLPIWAEFKL, encoded by the coding sequence ATGAAAAAAATCTGGATAAAAATATTATTCATTCTGGCCAGCATTGCCTTTGCCATTTATCTGGCGGCGACCTCTACTTCTTATCCCTCACAGCAACTCATCCATTATCCTGAAATTTCTTCCACCGAAACAAGACCGCAAAGCCTTAAAGTAATGACCTACAACATGGGTTACGCCTCGGGAGATAAAAATAATCTTCCGGTAAAACTCAAGCGCGAAGAAGTAGAAGATCAGCTCAAAAAAATGGCCACGGCCCTGCAAAAGGAAAATCCGGATATCCTTTTGTTACAAGAAGTGGATTTTGCCTCGCAGCGCACTTTTTACATCAATCAGATGCAGTTTTTAGCGAAGGCCCTGCAGCTGCCTTATGCGGCCCTGGCCCTCACCTGGAATAAGCACTATGTGCCTTGGCCTTATTGGCCTCCGGCTGTCCATTTTGGGCGCATGGTTTCAGGACAGGCCGTGCTTTCACGTTTTCCCATTACTGAACAAATCGTGCATGTTTTTTCAAAGCCCAAAGAAAATCCTTTTTGGTACAACTGGTTTTATTTAAATCGCGTGGCACAAAAAGTATCCATCGATTTAGGAGAGAAAAAACTGAAATTATTTAATGTGCATCTGGAGGCCTTTAAGGAAGGAACCAATCAACTTCAGCATGAGGAGCTTGCTCAGCTGGTTTCAGCTCAGCTTTCCGCCCAGCCTGGAGAGCTATTCCTCCTGGGAGGAGATTTTAATAGTCCTTCGCAATTTGTAGAAGGCCTGGAAAAAACGGACGAAGAAAATTTACTAGGCCGGCAGCAAAGCCTGTTCAAGCTTCAAAATACCCTGGGCTTGCAAAATGCTGAAGTTTCTCAGAAAAATTTCTTTTCTATTCCCTCCTGGAAACCGGTCAAAAAAATAGATCATCTTTTCTATTTTCAAAACCAGCTGAATCTAATAAGTGCCGGTCGCGTGATGCCACTGACGGCAAGCGATCATTTACCTATTTGGGCCGAGTTCAAATTATGA